The stretch of DNA AAGATCCGTCGGGAATACTGGCTACTGGCTCGGGAGGCGGAGTTCCAGCAGAAAATGATCGCCATGTACAAGGCCATGCAGGGGCCTCGAAATATCACACAAACCTAACCGATTTCATACGAGTTCAGAAAAAGCATGACAAGAGGGTTTGTTCTGAAACCGTAGTACGGGGGTACCAGAAATGGGTATAAACAGGTAAGATCGCGGCACGGACCTTTCATTTTCAGATAGAATTCTTGTTGTTGTCTCCATTTATCATAAATGGTGACAAGGGGATGGGGAAGCCCGGTGATGAAAATGCTTAGAAGAATATTAGGGAGTTGAGTGACAAAGGTTTGTGAGGATCCCCAATTCCGACCGACGTTTCTCCGTCACTTTCTTCCATTGATTCGTTTGAATCTCCCTTGTCAATAAGCACAGCACGGAGATTTGCATGAAGAAAAGTCGTTTCACGGAAGAGCTCTGAGGCCGCAGGAAGCAGGCGAGTCCAGTACATCTGCCATGGCCTTGGCATCAGCCAGCAGGCTTTTTCCAAGCGGAAGGCGGAAACGTGTTGCAGCTCAAAAAACGAGAGTCAAAGCGTCGGGTTTATAAGCCCGGGAACCCCTCACTAGCAGGCTGATTCAATTTCTTTCTGGAAGAAAATCAGGGGCATGTTCGTAGGCCCCCTAAAGGACATCGCACAAGTCATGCGATGCCGATATGTGACCTATCAGATTCTAGAGCGGCCGATTGACTCGCGACAAGCGCCCTTCAAGCTTCTGAATACAATCCGTCAAACTCGTATAAAAATCCCAGTTCAACTGATCATTTCTATCCATAATCGCCGCAAAAGTCGAATAACCTGCCACATCACAGCTCACATCGAACTTCTGCTTCAGAATGATCGTGCTGCTATCAATTTCCGTGGGGTAGGGGATGCTCATGGTAAAAAGCACGCGCGTACTATTTTGGGCGGTATCAAGGGTCACCTTATGAAAGCGAAAGCTGAAATCCCCCTCGCACCAGGTGTCACCACAGATATTGTCGATAGCTTTCAGAATCGTGGCTGTTTCAGCCTGGGGAGTCGTGAGCGCGGCGGCAAGCAGAAAAGCGTACATGATGAAGTCCCTCGAAAATAAGTTGGGACAACATCCGTACCATGGGCTGCCGAAACGAAACAGAAGAAAGATCAGATAGGCGGTTTCCGAAAAATTGCAAAAACCGCCCGGGCCGGAATCAGGGAAGCTCATGCCCCATGCCGGCTTGCAGGATTTCATGCCAGACCTCGCTGCTGATCGCGACCTCGGGTGCGGTCAGCATACGGAGCAGTCTTTGTTCGTTAGTCGTGCCGAGCACCGGAACAAGGCCCGCCGGATGACGCTGAAGCCAGGCCAGGACCAGCCCTTCCACGCTGGTCCCGAGTTCGTCAGCACGCAGCTGCAGAATTTTTGTCAGCTCGGGCTGATCTCCAAGCCGACCACCGGCCAAGGGTGACCAGATCATGGGACGGTAGCGCAGGCGCTGCGCGTGATCCAGGGTGCCATCGAAGAATACGGAAGGCCGCAGGGGATGGGCCTCGATCTGATTGGTGGCCATGGGCTCCGGGAGTCTTGACTGAAGAAGATCAAATTGGGCCGGCAGAAAGTTGGAGACACCAAACGCCCGAATCTTTCCGGACTGCCGCAGATCCTGAACAACGTCGGCGATCGCATCGGCATCCATCAAGGGATCAGGCCGGTGAATGAGAAGGAGGTCGAGGTAGTCGGTTTTAAGGTTGATCAGACTCTGCTCGACCGACTGACGAATATGCGCCGCGCTCGTATCATAGGATTTCACACGGTGGTGCGGCCTTGCCGGATTGATGAGGCGGATGCCGCATTTGGTCACGAGTTCCATGCGACTCCTGAGAGCCGGATTCATGGCGCGACCGAAAAGTTCCTCGCACTGATAGCCGCCATAGATATCGGCATGATCAAAGGTCGTGATCCCATGCTCGAAGCAAAGATCAAGCAGACGCTGGATGGAAGGAATATGGCCCTGGAGCGGGGCATTCACAAGACGCCAGGCGCCATAGATCAAGCTGGAAACTTCAAGTCCATTCGGAGCGAGCGCAACGCGTTTTACAGACATAGGGACCTCATGTGGAATTGGGGATGCTGACGGAGCCGTTCAAAATCAGCGGCATTCATAGGACCATAAATCGCCCCGGCCTCACGCAGAGGATTGGAGTTTTGCGAGGCCGCAACCTGCTTGAGCCAATCCAAAGAAAGGGGACGCTCCAAAAGTGAAAGTTCATTCGCTGCGATCGTCGTCTGATCCTTCTCGCCGATGCCGACGCCGATCCCCACGTAAAAACCGGCCAGAAGCCAGGTGCTGCGCACCGCAGTGGACCGCGTATAATTCGTCAGAAGGCAGGGGCGCGTATCATCGAGAGCCTGCCGCAGCTTTGTAAAATGTTCGAGGGTCCACATTTCCGGATTGCTGGTGGCGGAATAGGGATCATAAAAAATCGCGTGCGGCGCCGGCAGATCAGAACGGGAAAGGCTGTCTCGAAAATCCGCCCTGTGCAAATACCAGTGCACCCGCCCGATCTTCACCTGCCCCTTCTGCATCAGCTCGTCGATGGCCGCGCGATGAGGCTGAATATAAACCAGATGCTCGCTGTGATCACAGGCAAAACGCAAAGGCGCGAGCGTGTGATCGAAGCTATGAAGCTCGACATCATTGCGGACATCGGCCAGCGCGTCGATGGCCGCCACGGCATTGGCCGCCGCTCCGAGCCCCACATCCCAGATGATGAAGGGCTGATAATCCTGGCTCCGCTCCACGATCCTTTGCTGGACCACATGCAGAGCGCGGGCCTCCGCTTCAGGGCCGATCACAGGATGGAATGTCTCGCGATTGGACAGCAGGCGGAGGCTCGTGTGCCCGGACTTCAGGGTGATGAGTTCAAATCGTTCAGAGGACATGCCATTCTTTCCGTAAAGCGTGAACTGAAAAGAATTCATAGCGTAAACGAGGTCCAAAAATAAGGGAAATTTACCGAGTGGCTGATTTTTGATTCTTTCCGGCGGGCAAATTTTCTGTCAGGATTCTGCGATCTTGCGTCCAAGAACTGGGCAAACCCTGGGGGCCCTCCAGTGGTTTTCAGGGATTGGCGGCGGCCCTGATTTTGCAACTCCTCCCGGCAAAATCAATGGAGGAGCAACAATGACCGTTATCGTGAGCCCGCTCAAGCTCGTCGACGTTTTGCAGTATTCGTTCGGCTTTGTGCGGACCATGGTCCAGACCCGGCCTTTGAACCTTGCGCCTGAAAACTGGACGAGCTACGAGACGGATTTTCGGATTCCAGCCGCGACCTTCACCGAATGGCAGAAGGCCATCGGCAATCGCAACCCCTATGAAAATCGCAATACCCTTTATTCGTATATGAACACCAACGCCTTCTTCACCTGCGCCTCGCGCCTGGGCATCGACTTTAAAACCGTCATGCATCTTTCATCCGAGATCGAATATCGCGACCTCTGCTTTCAATTCGAGGCCGAGAAGAGCTATCGCTACAAAGCCCGCGTGAAGGACATCAAACCTTTTCCCGGTCGCGGCCGTGGCATTCTCGAAATCGAAATCCAGATCATGGACGGCGCTGCGGTGAAGATCGTCCACGTCGATCGCATGTTCTTCCGCGGTCTGCCCGCGCAGGCCTATGAAAAAATACTGGCGCGGCATACACCTGACGAAAAATACGCGGGAATTTCGCGTCGCGCGTCAGAACTGGCGTTGGATCATGAATTCAAAGCTCTCTTTCACGTGGGTCGTAAACTCGGCGTGCAGTATGGAATGCTCTCGGGCGATCTGAATCCCATTCATACCGTGGACCTCGTCTCGAAACTCTTCCGTCACCCCGGAAGTTTCATCCAGGGCCTTTGCGCCACCAACCTCGTTCTTTCGCTTTTGAAAGATAGCCTGGGCGTAGAGATCGGCAAGGTCGAAGTCATCTTCGCAAGTCCACTATTCTGCGGCCAGAACTATTATCTGGTGGTGAACGATTCGCGTTTCGAAGTTATTGATGACACCCATCAGGTGAAGGTCTTCGGTTCCTTCGAAGACTGCACGCACCTCCGCCGCCTCATGGGCACAAAATCCGCATTATAACAGCCAAAATCCTCGGAATGCTCCGACTTCGATCGGAGCGTTCTGTTGTTTTTTCTTTTCCATCCGAAAAGAGAAGACACTGAGGACCGCTATTGCATGAAACTACGCTTCCATCTTTTTCTTTACCTCCTTCTTTTGACCACAAGGGTTTTCGCGCAGCCCCAGGTGACCGACGGAGTTTTGGATCTGCGCGGGCAGGGCCTCACGGACACTATTGAGCTGCGTGGTGACTGGTCTTTTTACTGGCAAAAGCATGTTTTTCCCCATGAGTTTGCTTCCCACGACGGCGAGCGGGTGCTGCTGAAGGTGCCAGGAAACTGGTATCAGGATAAGCGTCATGACTTTTCGGTTTTCGGTTACGGGACCTATCATCTTCGCATTCAACTCGATCACCCCATGCCTCTGGCTCTTTCGCTGAGCGAAATCTGGGCCGCCTCGCGGATATTCGTCAACGGCAAGGAACTGGCCGTCTATGGTCAGCCGGGCCGCAGCGCCGCTACCCATCAGGGTCGCACGGGCATGAGCTACCTGATTTTCACTCCAGACTCCCCAACCCTTGATATCCTGGTGCAGGTGAGTAACTTTGATATTTTCCTCTCGGGCATCACCAAAATTCCAAGCCTCGGCCCCATCAAGACCATGCAGCTTCACAGGGATCGGCAGATCGCCATCGACGTCCTGGTGGTGGGTGCGCTGCTGATCATGTCCATCTATCACCTTTGCCTTTTTGCTTTGCGCACGGAAGATAAATCCACGCTCTGCTTTGCCATCGTCTGCTTTTTCGTGGCCGCCTATACTTCGACCGTCGGCACCGAGATCTTCATCACGCTCTGGCCCGAAACCAGCTACGACATGCGGCTGCGCATTCTGAATTTTTCCTGGATGGTCGCGACTCATGCCTTCATCTGGTTCTCGTGGATCCTCTTCCAGCCGCATTATAAAAAGAAAGTTCTGATCGTCGGCTCGTGGATAGCGTGGGCCCATCATCTGATGTGCCTGACCACCGGACCGCGCATCTTTGTAAACATGTCCCTGCTTTTTGAATTCGTCGTGGTCCCGATCCTGGCGCATGCTTTCTGGGCCGCATGGAAATCGCGCCACACCCGCAAGGAATCGAGCGGCATCTTCCTCACCGGCACTGTGGTTCTGGTCCTTGTGGTCATCAATGATATCCTTTCGGTTCAGCGCCGCATTCCGCTGCCGCCTCTCGGGGGCTTTGGCGTCCTGGCCTTCATCCTGGTCCAGTCCTATCTGCTCGCGCATCGCTTCTCCATGGCCTTCATTCGTCTGCGGCACAAGGAGCGCGAGGTGCGGCAGCTCAGCGAGAACCTGAAAGAGGTCAATGAAAATCTGGAACAGACTGTCGAGGATAAAACCCGCGATATCCGCTCCATCATGCAGCATATTCCGCTCGGCATCTTCATGCTGTCGGGACCCGATGGTGTCATTGCCCGCGATTATTCCCAGCATCTGAAGCAGATTTTTCTGCACGATAGACTGGAAGGCCTCGTCGCCGCGCGTCTGCTTCTGGAACCGAGCCAGCTGACGGCGGACGAGAAAAGTCAGGCTCTGAGCGCCATCCAGGCTTCACTGAATGAAGTCGAGATCAACTTTGATATCAATCGCGACGCGCTGCCGCTTCATATCGAATGGACCCGGCCTGACGGTATGCTTCATCTCTATGATCTGACCTGGGACAAGATCGTCAATGACCAGGGCATCACCGAGAAAATCCTGGTGACCATTCGCGATGTAACCGAGTTGAAGGGTCTGCAGCGCAAAGCCCTTGATCATAAGGAAGAGCTGGAAATGATCGGCGAGATCCTGAACGTCACCCCGGCCCGTTTCCATCGTTTCATGCAGGGCGCCATGGACCTGATCGAGGAAAACGAAAGACTCCTGCAGCAGGTCGAGGCCGGGATCCGCGATGCTGATCTTTTCAAGATCATCTTCATCAACCTTCATACCCTGAAGGGATCGGCGCGCTCGCTTTATTTCAAGGGTCTGACCGGGCTCTTGCACGGCATGGAGCAGTATTACGCCGGACTCAAGGATCCGAAGACCGCGGATGCTCTGCGCATGCGCGAGGATCAAAAGCTGCTGTCCGGGATGATCCAGCGCTATGATCGCATTGCCCGTGATAAGCTCGGCCGCACTCCCACCGATCGAATGCGGGTGGATCTGACCATGGATGATGTCGCGGCTCATCTCGATGCTTTGATGGTCCTTCTGCAGTCGGAATCTATACCGAAGGAAACGCGGCGCGAGGTTCAGGATATGAGCACAAAGTTCATCAAACAGATCCATACGCCCCTGCGGGAGATCATAGGGGAAATCGGCTCGGTGCTGCCGGCATTGGCTCGCGATCTGCAAAAGGAAAGACCCGAGCTGGACGTTGTGGATGACAATCTGCTGGCCTCGGCGCTGACGGAAGATCTTTTGCACCGGGTCTTCGTCCATCTGCTACGCAATTCCATGGACCATGGCATCGAAGCGCCGGAGGAACGGCGACGGAAGCAGAAGAGCCGGCAGCCAAGGCTCTTCATACATTGCGAAACTAGAAAAGATAAAGTGCTGATAAGGTATTGGGATGACGGTCGCGGCCTGAATCTCCATCGGCTTTCTGAAGTGGCTCTGGAGCATCAGCTCCTGTCCAAAGACGAGGCGCAAAACCCACAGCAGTTCGCCGATCTTCTTCTGACGTCTCACCTTTCCACCGCGCAGTCCGTGACGGATATCTCTGGGCGTGGAGTCGGGATGGGCGCCATCCGACAGTATGTGGAGCAGGCCGGCGGTCAGGTGCGGATCAGGCTGCAGGGACTGGCCAACGCGGGTTTTATTCCTTTTCTGATTGAAATGGAACTGCCGTCCCGCCTTTTCATGCGCTCGGATTTCGACCGTCCGCTTTCGGACGCGTCCTAGCAACAATGCCCTTCAAGGACTCAGGATCATCACAGCACTGGCCGGCTTCAGCGCAATCGTGATCGACGGCTGACCATCGGCCTGAGTCTCGGGCGTAAGCACCGTGGCCGCATAGCCGCCACTTTTCGCGCCGCCCCAGCCTTCATAACTTTGTCCCGCAAGGGTAATCCCTTTTTTCGCGGTGATGTCGCTGCCGGGTGCAAGAAGCTCGATCATTCGCAGAGCTTTTCCCTGCAAGCCTTGCGGCAGCGCGAGCCTTAGGCTTTTCGCATTCCAGGGGTCCTTGTTCACGAGCACCGTGCGACTGCCTTCCTTGGAAAAGAGCTGATAGCCCTTTACCCTCAGGCCGGGGTCGATCGCAAGCTGCCGAATATCCGATTCATCACGGTTGGCGATCTGAAAGAAGAGCATTCCGTAAAAGCTCGGCTGCACGCGATAGTTCTGATAAAGGGGGAAATCCGCGGGATTGCCATCGCCCCTGGGCACGCGCTCATACATCGCATAGCGATAGGAACCCTGATGAAAATCAATGCCCGCGACACCTTCGGCGGCCATGGAAAGACACATATCCAAGGTCCAGAGCGCCGCCGCAAAGCTATTGCTCACTCCATCATTCCCGCCGCCCGACACGGCATTGCTTTCACTGATGCGCAGCGGCACGCCGAATTCCCGGCTGACCTTGACCTGCGGCCTTATCCATTTGGTGATGACATCGGTCTCCTGCAAAAGGGTTTCCGCTGTGTCATTCCCCGGCTGATTCGGTTTATAGGCGGATTTATAGTAATGAACGGTGACGAAGTTCAGTTTATCGGTGGCTCTGCGCAGATAATTCCGCATCATATCAGGATTCAGCCCGATCCATCCCCAGGCAGGTCCTGCGCAGTTTTTCTGGCAAGCGAGGCTTTTGGTGAAGGACTCGAACTCGGTGACGATGTCACTGTAAAAGGTTCCCGAATTCGTCCAGTATTGGGGCACGTGACTCAGGTAGTAATTGGGTTCGTTACCGATCTCCAGGGAGACCAGGGCATCGCCGAGGGATGAACGGAGCATATCGGCCTGACTTTGGGCCAGACCGGGATTGCGATTGGCAAGGTTGACCGTCGCGATAAAGCGGAAACCGACCCGATTTTTCAGCAGAACGACTTCCTTCGAAGTATTCGCCATGCTGTTTCTTTTCATGATGCTGTAGGGGTCGTTATAGTCCTTGTGCTCGGGATTGAAGATCCCATCATAGCCGGCATCGCCATCGACGCCTCCGATACGGAGAATCAGAGGATCGCGTTTGCCGTTGCGCAGAAGATCAAAGATCGAAAAGATGTGCTCGCTGCCCGTCAGCGCATTCACCCAGGGCCATTCCTGAGAGAAACCGAGGAAGGAGGGCGGAATCCGGGTATAGCCGCCCGCTTCAGGATCGGGAACCTGGACCACTGCGGCCTCTTCGGCGGACAGAGGAGCCGATACCAGAGACAGAGATCCCAGGACGATGGAGACGAATATTCGACGGATGAACATATGCGGCCCTTTGCTGAAGCGGGTTTGCTAGCCGGGCGCATCGTAGCCGAGAGTGAACTAAGTTAAAAGCCCTAACAAAGAATACTCACATTCTCCGTATGCGGAATAGCGAACCATCATCGGTCGCGTACCAGACGTCTCCGCCTGGGCCTTGCTCCACCTCGCGGACCCGCAGCCCATCCTTCGCGAAAAGACGTTCTTCCGCCACCATCTGGTTGTTGCGGATTTCCGTCAGATTCAGATGGGTCTTGGCCAAGGACCCGGCGATCACCAGCCCCTTCCAGCCAGGCAGGGCCTCGCCGTTATAGATGATCATGCCGCAGGGGGCGATCGAGGGTGTCCACTGATGGATGGGGTCTTCAGTTCCGGGAATGCGGGGCTGCCCGATAGCCGGACCCCAGTATTCCCGACCAAAGGTGGCCTTGGGCCAGCCGTAGTTGAAGCCTTTTTTGATGATATTGATTTCGTCGCCCCCTCGCGGACCGTGCTCATGAGCCCAGATTTCGCCGGTTACCGGGTGCTTCACAAGTCCTTGAGGATTGCGATGACCGAAACTATAGATCTCGGGAAGTGCATCCTTGCGTCCGGTAAAGGGATTGTCCGCATGCGGTTTACCGTCCCAGGTCAGACGCAGAATTTTGCCCAGATGATTTGTAAGATCCTGCGCATTCTCCCGCACGCCGCGCTCGCCGACACTCAGCCACAAGGCATCAGGCTCGACGACGATACGACCTCCGAAATGCTCGCCCCGGGACGAGCTGCCGCGAGCGACGAAGATTTCACGAAAATCACGGAGACTCTTGCCGTCGATGGTGCCGACGCCTAGGGCGGTCGTGTACTCGCCGTTGGCTATCTGTTTGCTGTAGCTCAAAAATACTTTGCGATCTT from Oligoflexus sp. encodes:
- a CDS encoding aldo/keto reductase; translated protein: MSVKRVALAPNGLEVSSLIYGAWRLVNAPLQGHIPSIQRLLDLCFEHGITTFDHADIYGGYQCEELFGRAMNPALRSRMELVTKCGIRLINPARPHHRVKSYDTSAAHIRQSVEQSLINLKTDYLDLLLIHRPDPLMDADAIADVVQDLRQSGKIRAFGVSNFLPAQFDLLQSRLPEPMATNQIEAHPLRPSVFFDGTLDHAQRLRYRPMIWSPLAGGRLGDQPELTKILQLRADELGTSVEGLVLAWLQRHPAGLVPVLGTTNEQRLLRMLTAPEVAISSEVWHEILQAGMGHELP
- a CDS encoding MnmC family methyltransferase, with the translated sequence MSSERFELITLKSGHTSLRLLSNRETFHPVIGPEAEARALHVVQQRIVERSQDYQPFIIWDVGLGAAANAVAAIDALADVRNDVELHSFDHTLAPLRFACDHSEHLVYIQPHRAAIDELMQKGQVKIGRVHWYLHRADFRDSLSRSDLPAPHAIFYDPYSATSNPEMWTLEHFTKLRQALDDTRPCLLTNYTRSTAVRSTWLLAGFYVGIGVGIGEKDQTTIAANELSLLERPLSLDWLKQVAASQNSNPLREAGAIYGPMNAADFERLRQHPQFHMRSLCL
- a CDS encoding MaoC/PaaZ C-terminal domain-containing protein → MTVIVSPLKLVDVLQYSFGFVRTMVQTRPLNLAPENWTSYETDFRIPAATFTEWQKAIGNRNPYENRNTLYSYMNTNAFFTCASRLGIDFKTVMHLSSEIEYRDLCFQFEAEKSYRYKARVKDIKPFPGRGRGILEIEIQIMDGAAVKIVHVDRMFFRGLPAQAYEKILARHTPDEKYAGISRRASELALDHEFKALFHVGRKLGVQYGMLSGDLNPIHTVDLVSKLFRHPGSFIQGLCATNLVLSLLKDSLGVEIGKVEVIFASPLFCGQNYYLVVNDSRFEVIDDTHQVKVFGSFEDCTHLRRLMGTKSAL
- a CDS encoding 7TM diverse intracellular signaling domain-containing protein — translated: MKLRFHLFLYLLLLTTRVFAQPQVTDGVLDLRGQGLTDTIELRGDWSFYWQKHVFPHEFASHDGERVLLKVPGNWYQDKRHDFSVFGYGTYHLRIQLDHPMPLALSLSEIWAASRIFVNGKELAVYGQPGRSAATHQGRTGMSYLIFTPDSPTLDILVQVSNFDIFLSGITKIPSLGPIKTMQLHRDRQIAIDVLVVGALLIMSIYHLCLFALRTEDKSTLCFAIVCFFVAAYTSTVGTEIFITLWPETSYDMRLRILNFSWMVATHAFIWFSWILFQPHYKKKVLIVGSWIAWAHHLMCLTTGPRIFVNMSLLFEFVVVPILAHAFWAAWKSRHTRKESSGIFLTGTVVLVLVVINDILSVQRRIPLPPLGGFGVLAFILVQSYLLAHRFSMAFIRLRHKEREVRQLSENLKEVNENLEQTVEDKTRDIRSIMQHIPLGIFMLSGPDGVIARDYSQHLKQIFLHDRLEGLVAARLLLEPSQLTADEKSQALSAIQASLNEVEINFDINRDALPLHIEWTRPDGMLHLYDLTWDKIVNDQGITEKILVTIRDVTELKGLQRKALDHKEELEMIGEILNVTPARFHRFMQGAMDLIEENERLLQQVEAGIRDADLFKIIFINLHTLKGSARSLYFKGLTGLLHGMEQYYAGLKDPKTADALRMREDQKLLSGMIQRYDRIARDKLGRTPTDRMRVDLTMDDVAAHLDALMVLLQSESIPKETRREVQDMSTKFIKQIHTPLREIIGEIGSVLPALARDLQKERPELDVVDDNLLASALTEDLLHRVFVHLLRNSMDHGIEAPEERRRKQKSRQPRLFIHCETRKDKVLIRYWDDGRGLNLHRLSEVALEHQLLSKDEAQNPQQFADLLLTSHLSTAQSVTDISGRGVGMGAIRQYVEQAGGQVRIRLQGLANAGFIPFLIEMELPSRLFMRSDFDRPLSDAS
- a CDS encoding glycosyl hydrolase family 79 C-terminal domain-containing protein, whose protein sequence is MFIRRIFVSIVLGSLSLVSAPLSAEEAAVVQVPDPEAGGYTRIPPSFLGFSQEWPWVNALTGSEHIFSIFDLLRNGKRDPLILRIGGVDGDAGYDGIFNPEHKDYNDPYSIMKRNSMANTSKEVVLLKNRVGFRFIATVNLANRNPGLAQSQADMLRSSLGDALVSLEIGNEPNYYLSHVPQYWTNSGTFYSDIVTEFESFTKSLACQKNCAGPAWGWIGLNPDMMRNYLRRATDKLNFVTVHYYKSAYKPNQPGNDTAETLLQETDVITKWIRPQVKVSREFGVPLRISESNAVSGGGNDGVSNSFAAALWTLDMCLSMAAEGVAGIDFHQGSYRYAMYERVPRGDGNPADFPLYQNYRVQPSFYGMLFFQIANRDESDIRQLAIDPGLRVKGYQLFSKEGSRTVLVNKDPWNAKSLRLALPQGLQGKALRMIELLAPGSDITAKKGITLAGQSYEGWGGAKSGGYAATVLTPETQADGQPSITIALKPASAVMILSP
- a CDS encoding PQQ-dependent sugar dehydrogenase, whose protein sequence is MRFYWKTLILGMLQLIGWSQAASPASAFIFESRGMKLQRELVETKAGPIWAMTFLPDGGLLMTLKSGEIKRYDLEKKTFASIGNVPGVAVFGQGGLLDVVLSPNFAKDRKVFLSYSKQIANGEYTTALGVGTIDGKSLRDFREIFVARGSSSRGEHFGGRIVVEPDALWLSVGERGVRENAQDLTNHLGKILRLTWDGKPHADNPFTGRKDALPEIYSFGHRNPQGLVKHPVTGEIWAHEHGPRGGDEINIIKKGFNYGWPKATFGREYWGPAIGQPRIPGTEDPIHQWTPSIAPCGMIIYNGEALPGWKGLVIAGSLAKTHLNLTEIRNNQMVAEERLFAKDGLRVREVEQGPGGDVWYATDDGSLFRIRRM